The nucleotide sequence ACTAATCACAATTTCCTAACTTTTAATTTGAACACATCACAATTTCCAACACAATAATCCAAAATTAAAGATAAAAGAGAAAGGGCTTGTTAATACCAAGAACTTGTGCAGTTGGCGTTGCAATAGATCATTGGATTCATAGAAATCTCAAGCGTTCGAGAACTAATGATGTATGCAAAAGAAATTCAACTGCAAAGATTCAAAATCGTAAATTGCAAACAGGAATGAAACAACAAcatgcaaattttttaaaacaaaaaccagaTCGAAAGAGAAAGGTAACGTGTTATACTGACAGGCGCGCCACATAGCCAATACACTGGGCCACAACGATAACATGGCCGACGATATTTTGCAGATTTTTTCCAACTTCGACGGCAGGTTCTCTCGCAAGAAATTGGCTTCCGAAGACGAACGCACTCGCAGCAAAGTTTTGGTTCAAGTAGAAAGAATGGAAAATGCATCAGAAAGATTTTCGTTGACGATCGAAAACGAGAAGCACAAGAGCAGTGTGGAACCAATACATAACAATATATCATCTCCATTATATAAGATACGTACAGATCGCAAGATTATATGGTGGAGGGGATATGGTGAGGAGGGGAGCAAGCGGAAAGACTGACATAGTGAATACGGCTACGTCAAGCAAATCTCTCATTCGACTCGAACATGTCCAGGATTTATCATTTTGTGTGATACTTACGGATCTACAAATTCCGTCTCCAACTTCGACCGTCTATCTATCGTAGGGAAACTCTAAGTTGTTCTCGGTGACTTTGAAATGTTGCGGCTTCTGGCCCGAGTAATGCAGATTCCACATTTTGAAATAACTCATCTCCAGATTCCTCACCTATTACTGTGCCTTCTATTTTTTCCAAGTAGTCACTATGCACAAAACATGTTGCTTTAACTTACCCAGCGTGCAGTGTCAAACAGAGGATAATTCCGCGGCATTTCTTGACTTGATCGACTACCTCATCGCCACCATTCGGGACTGGACTCCTATGGTCGACGACAAGTCTGTTGGCGTCTGCCTCGCGCGTGCTGAGGATCTTATGCAGCAGGCTATGTTCCGGCTCGAGGACGAGTTCAGATCCTTGGTCGAACACGGCGACGAGTCACGAAAACTCAATCGCGCGTTTCGTGGCGAGTCGAATGACGTGTTGTCGTTTGACTCGggagatgatgaagaagaagaggaggatgaggaggtAATCGGGGACAGTGAGGAACACCAGATCCCTAATGCTCAGTCGATCGGCGACTACGACATCATGATCGACGCGCTTCCTTCTGGAACCATCAATGACCTCCATGAGATTGCTAAGCGGATGGTGGCGGCGGGGTTTGGAAATGAGTGCTCGCACGTGTACAGAAGCTGCCGGAGATAGTTCCTGGAAGAAAGCATGTCGAGGCTAGGCTTGTAGAAGCTGAGCATCGAAGAGGTTCAAAAGACACCACGGCAGGACCTCGAGGACGAAATCGAGCTTGCAAATATTAGACGGAGAGATCGAAATAGGGAGGGAGTGATAAAGCTTGCCGTCAGGGGCAAAAGCGGAATGTTATTGCTTGGGCCATTCTTATTGGGCTGATTTAAAATTGAACTTTgtactaaccattaaataaacttgtaacatggtttttggttaaaacttaatgtttttaagccattttggttagttttccttaatctATAAGctacaacttgaaaaatagacgttAAAGTTTGAGATGGAAAAAACATGGCattcccttcccttaaaggctCTTTATAGAGAGAATCTTTTGAATTCTAAGACATTAATTTGTACTGAAGAAAATGGACGATcacaatttttacaaaaaaaaaaaaaaacctaaactcTTATCAAACGGTCATATGGTTTTTGGGTAATTTTAGTAGATATGATCCTTGTGGGAAGATCTAAAATATAGACAATTCGAATCGATGAAATATATTACAAAGTGGGCCCACAAAAACAAGTACCAAAAGTTGTGTAAAAAAAAGTGGTGCCACAGATATAGATACTTTTAATGAGTTTGATACATAAATGGCTAACCAATCATGGAGGCGTAGCTATTGTGCATCGGTTGGCTTGTTCTAAAGGTAGTTTtaggaaagagatcctctccagatctttTCCTCCAAAGCCCACGGATCAAGTAATacggacccttgaaatttgatccaacggctaaaaacagAGAAGTTAGTAAATACTTTTAAAACTTATAATAATATTtgaccgtttgatcaaatttcaagggcccgGTTCACTTGATCTGTTGGCTTTGGAGGAAGAGATCCAAAGAGGATCTCTTTCCGTAGTTTTACATATCTTCTTTATTATAACTACAAACTAGTTCTACAAATTGAACAGTCACTAGCTCTACAATTTAAGGATATCTTTTTATATTTATACGTGCGAGTTAGTCTAAGTTTTCAGTTCacaattgtataaaaaaaatctacaaatttGTCAGTTGATTCATCTGTTGTAgcatattttattttactaaGGGGAAGAGGCCGGCgacaaggagagagagagaaatgaaagatgtgtttgtagaatcgtaggggaatgtgtgtgtgttgAGGATGTGTTATCCCCTACgcaatgcctttatttatagtaataagagggagaattccttcatccccaaggaataaaagtccatataggaaagaataactagaatcaaatacaatctaggatttacacaatcacacttaaactaggaaagtttataacactcccccttgagtgtgtaaatactcaaggtagatttagcatcatgcagaagttgaggaagtcgactcttTAGTACTGATTTTGGGAACAACGCttttctcaataaggtaggaacttgcataaggaagtaagtctcactaaaaaaccctaaggctatggaaAAAAACCGAGTAAGGaaaaaatccatagtctaaggaaaatgTGTGAGCAATgcaaagtaaaaaagaaaaggtcTATGAGACGTCATCATggatatgatcaacccaaggtgggtgcctcattaaaacctagttaggtaacaaaaacccagtgggaaaaatgctcctaattgtagagaaaaagagtacattaagatcaagcaagtattctTCAGGACAAtcccccctgagtttgacacaattccaaagagaactagcaatgttacaacttagaaagtttacgcataccagtTCCttaaacaagcttctgaaacgtcgcctttggtagtgatttggtgaagaggttggccagattgtcttgtgaaaggatttgcgtgacttcaatcttctgatgtacttgttgttgatgtgagaagaaaaacttcagcgcaatgtgcttggtgttgtctcccttgatgtaacCCTTTTTGAGCTGTTTGATGTATGATGCATTGTCTTCATAGATTGTCGTCGGGACATGCACAACGAGGTAAAGAtcgcaggagcttcgaatatggcccacaactgctctcaaccaaaaacatTCCCGAGTTAATTCTtataaggcgagaatttcagcatggttagacgaaggcAACTAAGGTTTGTTTAGTTAACCTCTAAGAGATtgtggtgcctccaacggtaaagacataacctgttAGATAGTGCGTCTTCTggggatcagataagtatcatgcgtcggcataaccaataATGCGAGAATCGACTCAAGAAGCGGGAGGTGcagcatcactcgaggatctgtagggatagaacaagcccaaatccatagtacccttaaggtagcgGAAGATGTCTTTAACGCCAGTCCAGTGTTTGCATGTTGGTGCATTACTGcttcttgccaaaagattaacagtgaAGGATATGTCAGGTTTAATGCATTAAACTAAATACAATAAAGTGCTTattgcacttagataaggaacttcaagctccaaaatcttttcatcatcctcctttagacggaagggatctcgttttgcatctagcgatcgAACGACCATAGAAGTGCCtgaaggcttcactttatcctcattaaagcggcgcaacaccttctgggtgtagttcgattaatGTACTAAGATTCT is from Malus sylvestris chromosome 5, drMalSylv7.2, whole genome shotgun sequence and encodes:
- the LOC126623799 gene encoding exocyst complex component EXO70B1-like translates to MVDDKSVGVCLARAEDLMQQAMFRLEDEFRSLVEHGDESRKLNRAFRGESNDVLSFDSGDDEEEEEDEEVIGDSEEHQIPNAQSIGDYDIMIDALPSGTINDLHEIAKRMVAAGFGNECSHVYRSCRR